The Sphingomonas sp. HF-S4 sequence AAGGCACCTGCCCGCAACGCCCCCGCGCGTTCGCAGAGCAAGACCGCCGCGACGAAACCCGCACGCGGCGGCAAGCTCGCGCTGTCGATTGGCGCGGCGATCGGCGCAGTTGCGGCAACCGCGTTTGCGGTGCTGAAGCTGGGCAAGCGCACGCACGGCAGCGCCGAGCATGTCCCGACCGACCTGCTCGGTGATGCGCGTCCCGAGCCGGGCGATCGCGCACCTGTCGATTTTCGCCCGGATCCAACTGCGCCGATCCCGGATGGCGAGCGTGACGCGTTCCGTCCGGCGCTCGCGGGCGTGTCCGCCCCGACGCTGGTCAAGGGCGAAGCGCACGAGAACGAGCGGCTCGGCGCGTCTACATCCTGAGACGCAACCTTTAAGATGCCCAGGCATTCCCCAAGGCATCGTAGATCATGGGAGATGAGAAATGCGCGCCATCCTGTTAGGAGTGCTGGCGGCGACTGCGGTCGCTGGTTGCACGGACACCGGCTATGGGGCCCGCTCGGCGGGCTATGACGGGTATCGCAACTACGACTGGAACCGTCCCGATCCGTCGTACGGTGGGTATAATGCCGACCGCTATTATCGCGACGACCGCCGCTATCGCGAACGCCGCGTGTCGCGCGACGAGCGGGTCTATCGCGGGCAGGATGGGCGCTATTATTGCCGCCGCAACGACGGGACGACCGGCTTGATCGTCGGCGGCGTCGCGGGCGGCTTGCTCGGCAACCTGATCGCGCCGGGCGGTTCGGAGACGCTTGGCACCGTGCTCGGCGCGGCCGCAGGCGCCGCAGCCGGGCGCGCGGTCGAGCGCAACCAGGACGTGCGCTGCCGTTGACTTGAACGGACGCGGCGGCATGCTGTCGCCGCGTCCCATCATTCGAGGGGGAAATCCATGACGACTCGCACCGCGACTGCTCGCTACGAAGGCTTCGGCAAGGAGGGCAAGGGCCGGCTCGACAGCCCGTCGGGCGTGCTCGAC is a genomic window containing:
- a CDS encoding glycine zipper 2TM domain-containing protein — its product is MRAILLGVLAATAVAGCTDTGYGARSAGYDGYRNYDWNRPDPSYGGYNADRYYRDDRRYRERRVSRDERVYRGQDGRYYCRRNDGTTGLIVGGVAGGLLGNLIAPGGSETLGTVLGAAAGAAAGRAVERNQDVRCR